A part of Gemmatimonadaceae bacterium genomic DNA contains:
- a CDS encoding archease, which yields MKPSMRTLAHVGEWRIEVRADSREEVFAEVARQIARAAGPTVGSDGDWERVALAARDDATLLVDWANELIGRGEAAGRAYAEVRNIALAPSGDTPAASTAAFQRSQLTAEIRGRRVPEWRSPLKAATYHGAAFERRRTRWFAALLFDI from the coding sequence ATGAAGCCGTCCATGCGCACGCTCGCGCACGTTGGCGAATGGCGGATCGAGGTGCGCGCCGATTCACGAGAGGAGGTCTTCGCCGAGGTCGCGCGACAGATCGCCCGAGCCGCCGGCCCCACGGTCGGTTCCGACGGTGACTGGGAGCGGGTCGCCCTCGCCGCCCGCGACGACGCCACGCTTCTCGTGGACTGGGCCAACGAATTGATTGGCCGCGGTGAAGCGGCGGGACGGGCGTACGCCGAGGTGCGGAATATCGCCCTCGCGCCCTCCGGCGATACACCAGCAGCGTCTACCGCGGCGTTCCAGCGCTCGCAGCTCACCGCCGAGATACGAGGGCGCCGGGTCCCCGAGTGGCGCTCCCCACTCAAGGCGGCCACGTACCACGGGGCCGCGTTCGAGCGCCGACGCACGCGTTGGTTCGCGGCGCTACTGTTCGATATCTGA
- a CDS encoding RtcB family protein, which yields MRREDLIAIGEFGFELPASWRADMRVPARVYADADLLAPMLAGEAMTQLVNVATLPGVVDHVYGMPDMHEGYGFPVGGVAATLLPDGVVSPGGVGFDINCGVRLLTLPFSRRDVGSRLEAFVHELSRSIPSGTGRGVAWHLTDSELDGVLTGGSAHLVRAHGFGTERDIAHTESEGCLDAADPAMVSARAKDRGRGQLGSLGAGNHFVEVQEIESVHDVAVASAFDLSPGRLTVLIHTGSRGLGHQVCTDYVKLMDAHLAAYGIILPDRQLSCAPVSSAEGCAYFAAMACAANFAWANRQRITHTVRETAVRVLGAAGNDVHVVYDVAHNIAKFETYGGRRLCVHRKGATRSFGPGNPELPTDYRAVGQPVFIPGSMGTASWVLAGAAAAENLSWSSACHGAGRSLSRHAAARQVTGGALRRELEAQGIVVRCASNRGLAEEAPFAYKDVDRVAAVVEGAQLARRVARLRPLGVIKG from the coding sequence ATGCGCCGTGAGGATCTCATCGCGATTGGCGAGTTCGGCTTCGAGCTGCCGGCGTCCTGGCGCGCCGACATGCGCGTCCCCGCGCGCGTCTACGCCGACGCCGACCTGCTCGCCCCCATGCTTGCAGGCGAGGCGATGACGCAGCTCGTCAACGTCGCCACTCTCCCCGGCGTCGTCGATCACGTGTATGGCATGCCCGACATGCACGAGGGCTATGGCTTTCCCGTGGGCGGCGTCGCCGCCACACTCCTTCCTGATGGCGTCGTCTCGCCTGGTGGCGTGGGCTTCGATATCAATTGCGGCGTACGCCTGCTTACGCTCCCTTTTTCTCGCCGCGACGTTGGCTCGCGGCTCGAGGCGTTCGTGCACGAGCTGTCGCGCTCCATCCCTTCCGGCACGGGACGCGGCGTCGCGTGGCACCTCACCGATTCGGAGCTCGACGGAGTGCTTACCGGTGGCAGCGCACACCTCGTGCGGGCCCACGGGTTCGGCACGGAGCGCGATATCGCCCACACCGAGTCCGAGGGCTGTCTCGACGCCGCCGACCCCGCCATGGTCTCGGCGCGCGCCAAGGACCGCGGACGTGGCCAGCTCGGCTCCCTCGGCGCCGGAAATCACTTCGTGGAAGTCCAGGAGATTGAGTCCGTTCACGACGTCGCGGTCGCCTCTGCCTTCGATCTCTCCCCCGGCCGGCTCACTGTGCTCATTCACACCGGGTCGCGCGGGCTCGGCCATCAGGTATGCACCGACTACGTGAAGCTCATGGATGCGCACCTCGCCGCTTACGGCATCATCCTCCCCGACCGCCAACTCTCGTGCGCACCGGTGAGTTCGGCCGAAGGCTGCGCGTACTTCGCCGCCATGGCCTGCGCCGCGAATTTTGCGTGGGCCAACCGCCAGCGCATCACGCACACCGTGCGCGAGACCGCCGTGCGCGTGCTCGGCGCCGCCGGAAACGACGTCCACGTCGTGTACGACGTGGCCCACAACATCGCCAAGTTCGAGACGTACGGCGGTCGCCGTCTCTGCGTCCACCGCAAGGGAGCGACTCGCTCTTTCGGCCCGGGTAACCCCGAGCTTCCAACGGACTATCGCGCCGTCGGGCAGCCGGTGTTCATTCCCGGGAGCATGGGGACGGCATCGTGGGTGTTGGCGGGCGCCGCGGCGGCAGAGAACCTGTCCTGGAGCAGCGCCTGTCACGGCGCCGGGCGCTCGCTGAGCCGCCATGCCGCCGCACGGCAGGTGACGGGCGGCGCGCTCCGCCGCGAGCTTGAGGCGCAGGGTATCGTCGTGCGCTGCGCCAGCAACCGCGGCCTCGCTGAAGAGGCGCCGTTCGCTTACAAAGACGTCGACCGCGTCGCCGCGGTTGTCGAGGGCGCGCAGCTCGCCCGCCGCGTGGCCCGCCTGCGCCCGCTCGGGGTGATCAAGGGATGA